A region from the Benincasa hispida cultivar B227 chromosome 8, ASM972705v1, whole genome shotgun sequence genome encodes:
- the LOC120083626 gene encoding transcription factor TCP2-like — MEVVDIQEQACRFPRIGNGRNDSNKLGQKGISQYSPDDEEDREFSKRVAVVASATVNPAGRVEPGGIGGVGGGGLRGWHHSSRIIRVARASGGKDRHSKVWTSKGLRDRRVRLSVATAIQFYDLQDRLGFEQPSKAVEWLIEAASDAIAELPSLNGSFPETPRQLSHEKMGSDGTDQGLDSPEVELDGDPKKHQQNQRQQLSLARSACSSTSETSKGSGLSLSRSEILVNRAKARDRARERTAKEKEREQESRDTHCLPNNPSFTELLTGGINNNGSDNTTNRTNSASQNNVVEPNLFDKATAMDYLASSGIIGQQQPSSSSSSRPGHNQSAGFSGQIFLGSPHQLPMPIPPFNVSAAENTQQDRLQHFSFVPDNLNDYNLNFTISAGLSAGCNRGTLQSNISPSLLPYLQRFPHLDGSNVPFFIGAASPTTTAPLQLENHHQLTPALFDGSWQLCYADGSHHSDQKGKGKN; from the coding sequence ATGGAGGTGGTGGATATTCAAGAACAAGCCTGTAGGTTTCCACGAATTGGAAATGGTAGAAATGATTCCAACAAGTTAGGGCAAAAGGGGATTTCACAATACTCcccagatgatgaagaagacagAGAATTTTCGAAAAGGGTTGCTGTGGTTGCTTCTGCTACTGTTAATCCCGCCGGACGAGTTGAACCAGGTGGAATCGGCGGAGTTGGTGGAGGCGGTCTTCGTGGATGGCACCACTCGTCTCGTATTATTAGGGTTGCTAGAGCTTCTGGTGGCAAAGATCGACACAGTAAAGTTTGGACATCGAAAGGGCTTCGAGATCGACGGGTTCGGCTTTCCGTCGCCACCGCGATTCAGTTCTACGATCTTCAAGATCGGCTTGGTTTCGAACAGCCCAGTAAAGCCGTTGAGTGGTTGATCGAAGCAGCTTCTGACGCCATCGCTGAGCTTCCATCGCTGAATGGCTCTTTTCCTGAAACTCCCAGGCAACTCAGCCATGAGAAAATGGGTAGTGATGGGACCGACCAAGGGTTGGATTCACCAGAAGTGGAGCTCGACGGCGACCCCAAGAAACACCAACAGAATCAGCGGCAGCAACTTTCATTGGCGAGGTCTGCTTGTAGTAGCACCTCAGAGACGAGCAAGGGCTCGGGCTTGTCTCTCTCCCGCTCCGAAATCCTAGTGAATCGAGCGAAGGCACGTGACAGAGCTAGAGAGAGAACTGCGAAAGAGAAGGAAAGAGAGCAAGAATCTCGCGATACCCATTGCCTTCCCAACAACCCATCTTTCACCGAGCTTCTCACCGGCGGTATCAACAACAACGGCTCCGATAACACCACCAATCGGACGAATTCGGCCTCGCAAAACAATGTCGTGGAGCCGAATTTGTTCGACAAGGCGACGGCCATGGATTACTTAGCTTCTTCTGGGATTATAGGCCAACAACAACCGTCGTCGTCTTCATCTTCACGGCCTGGCCATAATCAATCTGCGGGATTTTCAGGACAAATCTTTTTAGGGAGTCCACACCAATTGCCGATGCCGATTCCGCCATTCAACGTCTCGGCCGCTGAAAATACCCAACAGGATCGGCTTCAACATTTCTCGTTTGTCCCAGATAATTTGAACGATTATAATCTCAACTTCACCATCTCTGCCGGCCTTTCAGCTGGTTGCAATAGGGGGACCCTTCAGTCCAATATTTCACCGTCTCTTTTGCCTTACCTCCAGAGGTTTCCTCACTTAGACGGATCAAACGTACCCTTTTTCATCGGAGCTGCGTCGCCAACGACGACGGCTCCATTACAGTTGGAAAATCACCATCAGTTGACACCAGCATTGTTTGATGGTAGCTGGCAACTCTGTTACGCTGATGGAAGCCATCATTCAGAtcaaaagggaaaaggaaagaaCTGA